From one Thalassoroseus pseudoceratinae genomic stretch:
- the dnaG gene encoding DNA primase: MATTSSGFSTDFKEQVRSRTNLVELIGESIALTARGSSDFVGLCPFHDDTNPSFHVYPDRQSYRCWVCEEGGDCFSFVMKHDRVGFREALEMLADRAGLEMPRTIGRTSPEQKDRKSRLYEYVSWAETLCHEFLLNDRAAAAAREYLQSRGYGPEIWRAFRLGYHPQDWQWLLEKSRLKKFPAEELKAAGLITQKQDGGGWRDEMLFFGRVLFPIRDLRERPVGFGGRILPKDDDGKFGKYINSSDSEVFAKSSLLYAFDMAREAIKDENTVAVMEGYTDCISAHQYGVRNVVASLGTALNENHVRNLKRFAQKVVLVFDGDKAGQQATERAITKFLAEDVDLRILTLPGGLDPADFVSQHGGEALKDRIANAAEAWEYKLNSCVERIGVSSVDAKQRVLAEMATALAQSPRLSGSARESLIVARLAGLLMIDERTIRETLNTTRSQGGNQRPTRISHSQTQPKPLRVDWNNPDDVIECELLEMIFAVPSIVFRLQQEIGPEAVANLALRQLLQLCYDLAEQGDEPSFSLVSTALEDPELKRLAIRIDDHARQKRIDRLLQEAKPFITNNGKRTTHADYVIDQLKLRYERQNQEPLKGRLTGLVAGESPDSPVEAARPVDRSEQLRLLEKVQKYHARRANS; the protein is encoded by the coding sequence TTGGCGACAACTTCCTCCGGGTTCTCCACCGATTTCAAGGAGCAGGTCCGCTCCCGGACCAATCTCGTCGAGCTGATCGGCGAATCGATCGCCCTCACCGCTCGCGGCTCATCCGATTTCGTCGGCCTCTGTCCCTTCCACGATGACACAAACCCATCCTTTCACGTTTACCCCGATCGGCAAAGTTATCGCTGTTGGGTGTGTGAAGAAGGCGGCGACTGCTTTTCCTTCGTGATGAAGCACGACCGCGTCGGTTTTCGCGAAGCGTTGGAAATGCTCGCCGATCGTGCTGGTTTGGAGATGCCCCGCACAATCGGCCGCACCTCGCCGGAACAAAAAGACCGCAAAAGTCGGCTGTATGAATACGTCTCCTGGGCGGAAACGCTGTGTCACGAGTTCCTACTCAACGACCGAGCCGCTGCGGCCGCTCGGGAATATCTTCAATCTCGCGGTTACGGTCCCGAGATTTGGCGAGCGTTTCGGTTGGGTTATCACCCACAGGATTGGCAATGGCTGCTTGAAAAATCTCGCTTGAAGAAGTTTCCGGCTGAAGAACTAAAAGCCGCGGGACTCATTACCCAAAAACAAGACGGCGGTGGCTGGCGAGACGAGATGTTGTTTTTCGGCCGCGTGCTGTTTCCCATTCGCGACCTGCGTGAACGTCCGGTGGGTTTCGGAGGGAGAATTTTACCAAAAGACGACGACGGCAAGTTCGGCAAATACATCAATAGTTCAGATTCGGAAGTTTTCGCAAAGAGTAGCCTGCTCTACGCTTTCGACATGGCTCGCGAGGCCATTAAGGACGAAAACACCGTCGCGGTGATGGAAGGGTACACCGATTGCATCTCCGCTCATCAGTACGGCGTGCGGAACGTCGTGGCGTCTTTGGGGACTGCACTCAACGAAAATCACGTGCGGAACCTGAAACGGTTTGCCCAGAAAGTGGTGCTGGTGTTCGACGGTGACAAAGCGGGTCAACAAGCCACCGAACGAGCCATCACCAAGTTCCTCGCGGAAGATGTCGATTTGCGAATTCTCACCCTTCCCGGCGGACTCGACCCCGCGGACTTCGTGTCCCAACATGGCGGCGAGGCGTTGAAAGATCGCATTGCGAACGCTGCCGAAGCGTGGGAATACAAATTGAATTCGTGTGTCGAACGCATCGGCGTGAGTTCGGTGGATGCGAAACAACGGGTGCTCGCTGAAATGGCGACGGCGTTGGCGCAGTCTCCCCGACTCAGCGGTTCGGCTCGCGAATCGTTGATTGTGGCCCGGTTGGCCGGTCTGTTGATGATCGACGAACGCACGATTCGGGAAACACTCAACACAACTCGCTCACAAGGCGGCAACCAACGACCGACGCGGATTTCTCACTCGCAAACCCAACCGAAACCACTGCGTGTGGATTGGAACAACCCCGATGATGTGATCGAGTGCGAACTCTTGGAGATGATTTTCGCCGTACCGTCGATCGTGTTTCGGCTCCAACAGGAGATCGGCCCAGAGGCGGTGGCGAATTTGGCACTCAGGCAACTGTTGCAACTGTGTTATGACTTGGCGGAGCAGGGAGACGAACCGTCATTTTCTTTGGTCTCGACAGCTCTGGAGGATCCGGAGTTGAAGCGATTGGCAATTCGAATCGACGATCATGCACGACAGAAACGGATCGATCGGCTTCTGCAGGAAGCAAAACCTTTCATTACCAACAATGGCAAGAGGACGACCCACGCGGACTACGTGATCGACCAACTCAAGCTTCGGTACGAGCGGCAAAATCAAGAACCGCTCAAAGGCCGACTGACGGGTTTGGTCGCTGGGGAATCGCCTGATTCTCCGGTGGAAGCGGCTCGCCCGGTCGATCGCTCGGAGCAACTCCGCCTGTTGGAAAAAGTTCAGAAATACCACGCCCGCCGAGCCAACTCCTAA